In Hyla sarda isolate aHylSar1 unplaced genomic scaffold, aHylSar1.hap1 scaffold_2867, whole genome shotgun sequence, the genomic window GGAAGAAGACCGAGAGGAGTGTGAGACCCCCATCTACTTTCAGACGCCCCGTGACTCCATGGCCTCCTGCGATGATGACCCTCAGGCCATCTTAGACGAGCACCTATCTCGAGTCCTGAAGACGCCGGGCTGTCAGTCTCCGCAGGTTGTGGGGAGGTCTcgctccccggagcgctctcgtATCCTGAGGCCTACAGCTGTGGTACAGTCCGTGCGCTGCTCCGTGCCCACCAAGAGCAAACATGTCCACCACCACTACATTCATCACCACACGGTGCCCAGGACTATGGAGGAGATGGAGGCGACGTGCCAGGTGCGGTGTCTGTACTCCAGTCCTGCCGACTATTGCTGCTACCTGAAGACCAGGACTCCCTGCCTGGACCTGCCGCTCCTGCACATGGATGCCATGGGGTAAGGGCTGCTGGGCGTAGCATGTGGTGCCATTAAACGGGGGTTTGGTTCTTGACATGTCCTTTCTGTGTCCAGGAGGAAGGTGATTCCTGACCGTTCGGGGGAGGGGGGAGTTGTCTACCAGATGCCCATAGAAGAGTCCTGGCAGAGGGTGCTGGAGAGCGAGCGGCTGAGCAAGCACCACAGGTACCAGGGTCTAGTCTGGTGGtcacaggcggggggggggggggggagagatcacGGTCACCAACACCTTCTCCTCCCTGCAGCGCGCAGAACACCTGGAGGAACGCAGCGTGTGAGCCCACCAGAGCTTCATCAGCAGAGCGCCCGTCACGACATCACCAGGGCAGCGCCCCCATAAGATGCCAGCACCCACcaggtttggacaccactgtggtGTCAGTCAGCACGCTCGCTCAGCTGGAGGAGGCATGCAGGAGGCTGGCGGGGGTGTCCAGACCAAGATTAAGGTGAGGACCCCCAGGTGTGGCCCCAAACCCTCTTTccttccagacccctctatatagtaTTGCATTCTGGGTAGGATGGGCCTGATGACCCCGCCTCCTCCTGTCATCATAGTTGTGTCTCCAGGTGTCGGGATCACCCTTATCTTGGTTAGATGTCACTTCTGTGGGTGGGGTGGAGAGCGCAGGTAACGCTGGAGGCCACTTCAAAGCCACCCCCCTTCCCCGCCGCTGGGTTAACAATCTTCATCTGGGACCCCTGCGTCTCCATCCTCTTTATCGCTCTCCAGCTGTCTGCACTACCTGCTGCTCCAGAAATTCAAGACATGAAACGCACAGCTGGAGCTTCTCTCACTCTCTGGTTTTTCCATCTGCTCAGCagaaactttttattagttttattcATTCTTATTTTTGGTGATTGACAACATGGAGGTGgtggtgtaatatatatattaatgtgtgggtgtatatatgtgtggtatgtgtgtgtgtgtgtgtgtgtatatatatatgtgtgtgtggtgtgtatatatatatatatgtgtgtgtatgtatatatatatatatatatgtgtgtggtatatatatatgtatatatgtgtgtggtgtatatatatatatatatgtgtgtagtgtgtgtgtatatatatgtgtgtgtgtatgtatatatatatgtgtgtggtgtatatatatatatgtgtgtggtgtatatatatatgtgtgtgtggtgtatatatatatatgtgtgtggtgtatatatatatatgtgtgtggtgtatatatatatgtgtgtggtgtatatatatatatgtgtgtggtgtatatatatatgtgtgtgtggtgtatatatatatatgtgtgtggtgtatatatatatatatgtgtggtgtatatatatatgtgtgtgtggtgtgtatatatatatatgtgtggtgtgtggtgtgtgtatatatatatatatgtgtgtggtgtatatatatatgtgtgtgtggtgtatatatatatgtgtgtgtgtgtatatatatatatgtgtgtagtgtgtgtgtatatatatatatatatatatatatatatatatatatatcgatatgtgtgtgtatgtatatatatatatatatgtgtgtgtggtgtatatgtatatatgtgtgtgtggtgtatatgtatatatgtgtgtgtggtgtatatatatatgtgtgtgtgtgtatatatatatatgtgtgtagtgtgtgtgtatatatatatatatatatatatatatatatatatatatcgatatgtgtgtgtatgtatatatatatatatatgtgtgtgtggtgtatatgtatatatgtgtgtgtgtggtgtgtatatatatatgtgtgtgtgtgtgtgtatatatatatgtgtgtggtgtgtatatatatatatgtgtgtggtgtgtatatatatatatgtgtgtggtgtgtgtatatatatatatatgtgtgtggtgtgtgtatatatatatgtgtgtgtggtgtatatgtatatatgtgtgtgtggtgtatatgtatatatgtgtgtgtgtggtgtgtatatatatatgtgtgtgtgtgtgtgtgtgtgtatatatatatgtgtgtgtggtgtgtatatatatatatatgtgtgtgtatgtatatatatatatatatatgtgtgtggtatatatatatgtatagtgtgtggtgtataatatatatatatgtgtgtagtgtggtgtatatatatgtgtgtgtatgtatatatatatgtgtgtggtgtatatatatatatgtgtgtgtgtatataaatatgtggtggtgtgtatatatatattgtgtgtggtgtataaatatatgtgtggtgtatatatatatgtgtgtgtggttgtgtatatatatatatgtgtgtgtgtgtgtgtatatatatatatgtgtgtggtgtatatatatatgatgtgtgtggttgtatatgatatatgtgtgtgtggtgtatatatatatgtgtgtgtggtgtgtatatatatatgtgtgtatatgtgtgtgtgtatatatatatatatatatgtgtgtggtgtatatgtatatatgtgtgtgtggtgtatatgtatatatgtgtgtgtggtgtatatgtatatatgtgtgtgtgtggtgtgtatatatatatgtgtgtgtgtgtgtgtgtgtgtgtatatatatatgtgtgtggtgtgtatatatatatatgtgtgtggtgtgtatatatatatatgtgtgtggtgtgtgtatatatatatatatgtgtgtggtgtgtgtatatatatatgtgtgtgtggtgtatatgtatatatgtgtgtgtgtggtgtatatgtatatatgtgtgtgtgtggtgtgtatatatatgtgtgtgtgtgtgtgtgtgtgtgtgtgtatatatatatgtgtgtggtgtgtgtgtatatatatatatgtgtgtggtgtgtgtatatatatatgtgtgtggtgtatatatatatatgtgtgtgtggtgtatatatatatatgtgtgtggtgtgtgtatatatatatatatatatatatatatgtgtggtgtgtgtatatatatatatatgtgtgtggtgtgtatatatatatgtgtgtgtggtgtatatgtatatatgtgtgtgtggtgtatatgtatatatgtgtgtgtgtggtgtatatatatgtgtgtgtgtggtgtatatatatgtgtgtgtgtggtgtgtatatatatatatatgtgtgtggtgtatatatatgtgtgtgtgtggtgtgtatatatatatatatatatatatatatatatatgtgtgtgtggtgtatatatgtgtgtggtgtatatatatatgtgtgtggtgtatatatatgtgtgtgtgtgtgtatatatatatgtgtgtggtgtgtgtgtatatatgtgtgtggtgtgtatatatatatatgtgtgtggtgtatatatatatatgtgtgtgtgtatatatatatgtgtgtggtgtgtgtgtatatatgtgtgtggtgtgtatatatatatatgtgtgtgtgtatatatatatgtgtgtgtggtgtgtatatatatatatgtgtgtggtgtgtgtgtatatatgtgtgtggtgtgtgtatatatatatgtgtgtggtgtatatatatgtgtggtgtgtatatatatatgtgtgtggtgtgtgtgtatatatgtgtgtgtgtgtatatatatatatgtgtgtggtgtgtatatatatatgtgtgtggtgtgtatatatatatatgtgtgtggtgtgtatatatatatatgtgtgtgtgtgtgtgtggtgtgtatatatatatgtgtgtgtggtgtatatgtatatatgtgtgtggtgtgtatatatatatatgtgtgtgtggtgtatatatatatatatgtgtgtggtgtgtatatatatatatgtgtgtggtgtatatatatatgtgtgtggtgtgtgtatatatatatatgtgtgtggtgtatatatatatatgtgtgtggtgtatatatatatatatgtgtgtgtgtgtgtattatatatatatatatatatatatgtgtgtgtgtggtgtgtgtatatatatatatgtgtgtggtgtatatatatatatatatatgtgtgtgtgtgtatatatatatatatatatatatatgtgtgtgtggtgtgtgtatatatatatatgtgtgtggtgtgtatatatatatggtgtgtgtgtatatatatatatatatgtgtgtggtgtatatatatatatatatgtgtgtggtgtatatgtatatatgtgtgtgtggtgtatatatatatgtgtgtgtgtgtgtgtggtgtatatatatatatgtgtgtggtgtgtatatatatatgtgtgtgtggtgtatatgtatatatatatatatgtgtgtgtatgtatatatatgtgtgtggtgtatatatatatatgtgtgtgtgtgtgtgtgtgtgtgtggtgtatatatatatat contains:
- the LOC130326715 gene encoding axin-2-like, with protein sequence WYTQNDLISPCHVTTGYVFAPTTSANESEISSDAVTYSSVDGFPPYRSNNKKAAAEEMHCSVRANGQVALPHFPRTHRLPREMTPVEPAAFAAELIGRLEKVKQEQETMHTLEERLQQIKEEEDREECETPIYFQTPRDSMASCDDDPQAILDEHLSRVLKTPGCQSPQVVGRSRSPERSRILRPTAVVQSVRCSVPTKSKHVHHHYIHHHTVPRTMEEMEATCQVRCLYSSPADYCCYLKTRTPCLDLPLLHMDAMGRKVIPDRSGEGGVVYQMPIEESWQRVLESERLSKHHSAQNTWRNAACEPTRASSAERPSRHHQGSAPIRCQHPPGLDTTVVSVSTLAQLEEACRRLAGVSRPRL